One window from the genome of Jiangella alba encodes:
- a CDS encoding sensor histidine kinase, translated as MARWSTAAARWGCLVLVLLAAAGFLVGPSGRVDAPLDMLLALAGGFLPVGLFLIRAQPGHAVARLVLATGMLAAGAVAAVAWSGALVAAWVAQWTWWPAVALVPLALLFFPDGVLPSPRWRPLAVVLAGCAAAGTLALAVAAAQHPRSLLTSGESGSPLAHLLVRGVIAVALVLIIAALLVVASLLRRARGAEPLVRRQLACMLPAGVLFAAGVVLDAAGVSGALVPGLVALPLGIGLAVLRFRLGDLDLVVNRALVWLVMTLLVLGVYAVGIGLAGSRLHSGGSTVVASALATGLVAAGFDPVRRAVQRAVDRLLFGDRDAPHLVLQRLGRRMQEAGDPGTMLDQLVVTLADALRVPYVRMLVDTSDGSHVTAAHGRPQPGLTTFALLAHGDRVGSLEVAPRRAGEVFTPAERTLLRDVASQAGIAAQAHRLTLALQRSREDLVLAREEERLRIRRDLHDGLGPALVGTRMQVRAAQAGAGAAGAHDVAAMLAAAVDDLTGCAGEIRRVVDGLRPPALDQGLPAALRQQAGAVLAGLPHDVVIEGDLAGLPAAVEVALYRIGAEALTNVARHAGAGHCDVLLRQCGDEVLLRVADDGRGGRLGRDDGVGLESMRLRAAELGGRLDLGSGSGGTTVTATIPLHR; from the coding sequence GTGGCCCGCTGGTCGACGGCGGCGGCCCGCTGGGGCTGCCTCGTCCTGGTGCTGCTCGCGGCCGCGGGCTTCCTGGTCGGCCCGTCCGGCCGGGTCGACGCGCCACTGGACATGCTGCTGGCGCTGGCCGGCGGGTTCCTGCCGGTGGGCCTGTTCCTGATCCGGGCCCAGCCGGGGCACGCCGTCGCCCGGCTGGTGCTGGCCACCGGCATGCTGGCCGCGGGCGCCGTCGCCGCGGTCGCGTGGTCCGGCGCCCTCGTCGCGGCGTGGGTGGCGCAGTGGACGTGGTGGCCGGCGGTCGCGCTGGTGCCGCTGGCATTGCTGTTCTTCCCGGACGGCGTGCTGCCGTCGCCACGCTGGCGGCCGCTGGCCGTCGTCCTCGCCGGGTGCGCCGCGGCGGGCACGCTCGCGCTGGCCGTCGCGGCGGCACAGCACCCGCGTTCGCTGCTGACCAGCGGCGAGTCCGGTTCGCCGCTGGCGCACCTGCTGGTCCGCGGTGTCATCGCGGTCGCGCTGGTCCTGATCATCGCGGCGCTGCTCGTGGTGGCGTCGCTGCTGCGGCGCGCCCGCGGCGCCGAGCCGCTGGTCCGGCGGCAGCTGGCCTGCATGCTGCCGGCCGGGGTGCTGTTCGCCGCCGGCGTGGTCCTGGACGCGGCCGGCGTGAGCGGCGCGCTGGTGCCGGGACTGGTCGCGCTGCCGCTCGGCATCGGGCTCGCGGTGCTGCGGTTCCGCCTCGGCGACCTCGACCTCGTCGTCAACCGGGCTCTCGTCTGGCTGGTCATGACGCTGCTGGTGCTGGGCGTCTACGCCGTCGGCATCGGGCTGGCCGGCAGCCGGCTGCACTCCGGCGGCTCCACGGTCGTCGCGTCAGCGCTGGCCACCGGGCTGGTCGCGGCCGGATTCGACCCCGTCCGGCGGGCCGTCCAGCGCGCCGTCGACCGGCTGCTGTTCGGCGACCGCGACGCGCCGCACCTCGTCCTGCAGCGGCTCGGCCGGCGCATGCAGGAGGCCGGCGACCCCGGCACGATGCTCGACCAACTGGTCGTCACGCTGGCCGACGCGCTGCGGGTGCCGTACGTGCGCATGCTCGTCGACACCAGCGACGGCAGCCACGTGACCGCCGCACACGGCCGGCCGCAGCCTGGACTGACCACGTTCGCACTGCTGGCGCACGGCGACCGGGTCGGCTCCCTGGAGGTGGCGCCGCGGCGGGCCGGCGAGGTGTTCACGCCCGCCGAGCGGACCCTGCTGCGCGACGTCGCCTCGCAGGCCGGCATCGCCGCCCAGGCGCACCGGCTCACACTGGCCCTGCAACGCTCCCGCGAGGACCTCGTGCTGGCGCGCGAAGAGGAACGGCTGCGGATCCGCCGCGACCTGCACGACGGCCTCGGTCCGGCGCTGGTGGGCACCCGGATGCAGGTGCGGGCCGCCCAGGCCGGCGCCGGTGCCGCCGGCGCGCACGACGTGGCGGCGATGCTGGCCGCCGCGGTCGACGACCTCACCGGCTGCGCGGGCGAGATCCGCCGCGTCGTCGACGGGCTCCGGCCGCCCGCCCTGGACCAGGGGCTGCCAGCCGCCCTGCGCCAGCAGGCCGGCGCCGTCCTGGCCGGGCTGCCGCACGACGTCGTCATCGAAGGCGACCTCGCCGGGCTGCCCGCCGCCGTCGAGGTCGCGCTGTACCGCATCGGCGCCGAGGCGCTGACCAACGTGGCCCGCCACGCCGGCGCCGGCCACTGCGACGTCCTGCTCCGCCAGTGCGGCGACGAGGTGCTGCTGCGCGTCGCCGACGACGGCCGCGGCGGCCGGCTGGGGCGCGACGACGGCGTCGGGCTGGAATCGATGCGACTGCGCGCCGCCGAGCTGGGCGGACGGCTCGACCTCGGCTCCGGCTCCGGCGGCACGACGGTCACCGCGACGATCCCGCTGCACCGGTAG
- a CDS encoding response regulator transcription factor: MASDPLTVLLVDDHPVVRRGLRALLGAQSWAGAIHEADTVARGLELAREHRPDVAVVDLALPDGDGGRLVERLAPDCAVLVLTMTVDPGRARALLAAGAGGYLAKETDPDVVVDAIRTVAGGGLVLGPNLDRSAVLGAGPATAAPPAPFDRLSPRELQIATLMGQGRSNAEIARTLSLADKTVRNQVSSLLTKLGARDRLEAALMVREHGLV, encoded by the coding sequence ATGGCGAGCGACCCGCTGACCGTGCTGCTGGTCGACGACCATCCGGTGGTCCGGCGCGGGTTGCGGGCGCTGCTCGGGGCCCAGTCGTGGGCCGGCGCGATCCACGAGGCCGACACCGTCGCGCGCGGCCTGGAGCTGGCCCGCGAGCACCGTCCCGATGTCGCCGTGGTCGACCTCGCGCTGCCCGACGGCGACGGCGGCCGGCTGGTCGAGCGGCTGGCGCCGGACTGTGCCGTGCTCGTGCTGACGATGACGGTCGACCCGGGGCGGGCACGGGCACTGCTGGCCGCCGGGGCGGGCGGGTACCTCGCGAAGGAGACCGACCCCGACGTCGTCGTCGACGCCATCCGCACCGTGGCCGGGGGCGGGCTGGTGCTGGGGCCGAACCTCGACCGGTCCGCCGTGCTGGGCGCCGGCCCGGCCACTGCCGCGCCGCCGGCCCCGTTCGACCGGCTCAGCCCGCGGGAGCTGCAGATCGCCACGCTGATGGGGCAGGGCCGGTCCAACGCCGAGATCGCCCGCACCCTGTCGCTGGCCGACAAGACGGTCCGCAACCAGGTGTCGTCGCTGCTGACGAAGCTCGGCGCGCGCGACCGGCTGGAGGCGGCGCTCATGGTGCGCGAACACGGTCTGGTCTAG
- a CDS encoding M50 family metallopeptidase yields MSPAERTRIEVRRAVYPQLAAVVAVAALLARDDGAATALARGIAAGVVAVATGVVHEAGHALVARARGLRVHTVVLRGLLDAGTVRAVSPDRRTEVLVCLAGPAASVLLALAGVAVVAGTADDWRLGRVLLVLNAFVALAALTAGPRSDGARALRAWRTRPDRVRAP; encoded by the coding sequence GTGTCGCCGGCTGAGCGGACCCGGATCGAGGTGCGCCGGGCGGTGTACCCGCAGCTGGCCGCGGTCGTCGCCGTCGCTGCTCTGCTGGCCCGCGACGACGGCGCCGCGACGGCGCTGGCCCGCGGGATCGCCGCGGGCGTCGTCGCGGTCGCCACCGGTGTCGTACACGAGGCCGGCCACGCACTCGTGGCGCGCGCCCGCGGCCTGCGGGTGCACACCGTCGTCCTGCGCGGGCTGCTCGACGCCGGCACCGTCCGCGCGGTGAGCCCCGACCGGCGCACCGAAGTGCTGGTCTGCCTGGCCGGTCCGGCGGCGTCCGTCCTGCTCGCGCTGGCCGGGGTCGCGGTCGTCGCGGGCACGGCGGACGACTGGCGGCTGGGCCGCGTGCTGCTGGTGCTGAACGCGTTCGTGGCACTGGCCGCGCTGACCGCCGGTCCGCGCAGCGACGGCGCCCGGGCGCTGCGCGCCTGGCGTACTAGACCAGACCGTGTTCGCGCACCATGA
- a CDS encoding flavoprotein, protein MDTSHWLNRRILLGVGGSVAAATMSQTAAALRLGAGARLRVVTTPAAELFATPLPLAAAAGHPVYSDGRTGDLIVPHVELAAWADLVLVMPATADLLAEAALGLAPNLLTTVLLAATCPVVMVPAMNAAMWAKPAVRRNVAALRADGVGVLDPVDGVSLGDGSVGPGALPALSQVLAFAAEACRVAG, encoded by the coding sequence ATGGACACGTCGCACTGGCTGAACCGGCGGATCCTGCTGGGCGTCGGCGGCTCCGTCGCCGCGGCCACGATGTCGCAGACCGCCGCGGCCCTGCGCCTCGGCGCCGGGGCGCGGCTGCGGGTGGTCACCACCCCCGCGGCCGAGCTGTTCGCGACGCCGCTGCCGCTGGCCGCGGCCGCCGGGCATCCGGTCTACTCCGACGGACGGACCGGCGATCTGATCGTCCCGCACGTCGAACTGGCCGCCTGGGCCGACCTCGTCCTGGTCATGCCGGCAACGGCTGACCTGCTCGCCGAGGCGGCCCTCGGGCTGGCCCCGAACCTGCTCACGACGGTGCTGCTGGCGGCGACCTGCCCGGTCGTCATGGTGCCGGCGATGAACGCCGCGATGTGGGCCAAGCCGGCGGTCCGGCGCAACGTCGCCGCGCTGCGTGCCGACGGTGTCGGCGTGCTCGACCCGGTCGACGGCGTCTCGCTCGGCGACGGCTCCGTCGGCCCGGGCGCGCTGCCGGCGCTGTCGCAGGTGCTGGCGTTCGCCGCGGAGGCGTGCCGTGTCGCCGGCTGA
- a CDS encoding T3SS effector HopA1 family protein: MTTTDLLDAVRRVELLDDHTARCGDRTVTATRLHAAVYDHLYLGRDHDPAATPDRRLPADREHPAFVAALRRADGGRRRWLPGWRLDRADGDRLTVVGADDGVRLTARPDEVRPACDGVEVAFPAERRFVSPGFYLTTGLAGPGAGPVLRWYLNTTADGAAALLGALVSGLDAAGLPFTVKTLNDPAAHPRPDALVLYTPRGDSAATAPVVRAALAAPGVRLRAPVPAFTRAVAPGLAVADEPARTAAGALSFGQHRCLLLVQGVLAAGPGAGVAARWDGVRAEFTAAGLDPDRPHLGPGGAEPDLGAGVLAGAGDGGPR; this comes from the coding sequence ATGACCACGACCGACCTCCTCGACGCCGTCCGCCGGGTCGAGCTCCTCGACGACCACACCGCGCGCTGCGGCGACCGCACCGTCACGGCCACCAGGCTGCACGCCGCCGTGTACGACCACCTCTACCTCGGCCGGGACCACGACCCCGCCGCGACGCCGGACCGCCGGCTGCCCGCCGACCGCGAGCACCCCGCCTTCGTCGCGGCCCTGCGCCGGGCCGACGGCGGCCGGCGGCGCTGGCTGCCCGGCTGGCGGCTGGACCGCGCCGACGGGGACCGGCTGACGGTGGTCGGCGCGGACGACGGGGTGCGGCTCACGGCCCGTCCGGACGAGGTGCGCCCGGCCTGCGACGGCGTCGAGGTGGCGTTCCCCGCCGAGCGGCGCTTCGTCTCGCCCGGGTTCTACCTGACCACGGGCCTGGCCGGGCCCGGCGCCGGCCCTGTGCTGCGGTGGTACCTGAACACGACGGCCGACGGTGCGGCGGCGCTGCTGGGTGCGCTGGTGAGTGGCCTGGACGCGGCCGGCCTCCCGTTCACCGTCAAGACGCTCAACGACCCGGCCGCGCACCCGCGGCCCGACGCGCTGGTCCTCTACACGCCGCGCGGCGACTCCGCCGCGACGGCGCCGGTGGTGCGCGCCGCGCTGGCCGCACCCGGCGTGCGGCTGCGAGCCCCGGTGCCCGCCTTCACCCGGGCCGTCGCGCCCGGCCTCGCGGTTGCCGACGAGCCGGCCCGCACGGCCGCCGGCGCACTCAGCTTCGGTCAGCATCGATGCCTGCTGCTGGTCCAGGGCGTGCTCGCGGCCGGGCCGGGCGCCGGTGTCGCGGCCCGCTGGGACGGGGTGAGAGCGGAGTTCACCGCCGCCGGCCTCGATCCGGACCGGCCGCACCTTGGCCCCGGCGGCGCCGAGCCCGACCTCGGCGCCGGTGTGCTGGCCGGCGCCGGTGACGGAGGACCGCGATGA
- a CDS encoding aminoglycoside phosphotransferase family protein, with the protein MIIDDPLLAALAGTGLAAPDDVRAVRHLPGRALCSQVGLADGRLLFVKRARPGRPAVTGEAGVVRAVNALPGTAAIAPELLAVDVAGSAAVYRGYQDWRTLTGWPDVGPDVVGAIGAALARLHAVRPGTHPIDGIAPTGPFGRPTLDWAAVTPAALAAFPSGFREVWARAAATHTIVDRLAARWRPSALIHGDVKHDNVVADGGRVVLLDWETAGWGDPLWDLGSLVGNLVQLWLHTLRLTPGGTLESWLSGAPVPLDELRSRVRAALSGYGPLTPADRGLVAAHAGVFLLQRALAAGLLAERLDAPGVLTAHLAAQLLTDPDRTAPMLL; encoded by the coding sequence ATGATCATCGACGACCCGCTGCTCGCCGCGCTGGCGGGGACCGGCCTCGCCGCACCGGACGACGTCCGAGCCGTCCGTCACCTGCCCGGCCGGGCGCTCTGCTCCCAGGTGGGCCTCGCCGACGGCCGCCTGCTCTTCGTCAAGCGGGCCCGGCCCGGCCGGCCCGCGGTGACGGGCGAGGCCGGTGTGGTCCGCGCGGTGAACGCCCTGCCCGGGACGGCCGCGATCGCGCCGGAGCTGCTCGCCGTCGACGTCGCCGGATCGGCCGCCGTGTACCGCGGCTACCAGGACTGGCGCACGCTGACGGGCTGGCCGGACGTCGGCCCGGACGTCGTGGGGGCGATCGGTGCCGCTCTGGCCCGGCTGCACGCCGTCCGGCCCGGGACACACCCGATCGACGGGATCGCGCCCACCGGCCCGTTCGGCCGGCCGACCCTGGACTGGGCGGCCGTGACGCCGGCCGCGCTGGCGGCGTTCCCGTCCGGGTTCCGCGAGGTGTGGGCCCGCGCCGCCGCCACGCACACCATCGTTGACCGGCTCGCCGCGCGGTGGCGGCCGAGCGCACTGATCCACGGCGACGTCAAGCACGACAACGTCGTGGCCGACGGCGGCCGCGTCGTGCTGCTCGACTGGGAGACGGCCGGCTGGGGCGACCCGCTGTGGGACCTCGGCAGCCTGGTCGGCAACCTCGTCCAACTGTGGCTGCACACGCTGCGCCTCACCCCCGGCGGGACGCTGGAGTCCTGGCTGTCGGGCGCGCCGGTCCCGCTGGACGAGCTGCGCTCACGGGTCCGCGCCGCGCTGAGCGGCTACGGGCCGCTGACACCGGCCGACCGCGGGCTGGTCGCCGCCCATGCCGGCGTGTTCCTGCTGCAACGTGCCCTGGCCGCCGGCCTGCTGGCCGAGCGGCTCGACGCGCCGGGCGTGCTCACGGCGCACCTCGCCGCCCAGCTCCTCACCGACCCCGACCGAACGGCGCCGATGCTGCTATGA
- a CDS encoding acyl-CoA carboxylase subunit beta has protein sequence MTDEVPDIHTTAGKLADLRQRIDDAVHAGSGGAVEKQHARGKGTARERIAMLLDDGSFVEFDELARHRSTAFGMDANRPYGDGVVTGFGTVDGRQVAVFAQDFTVFGGSLGQVFGEKIVKVMDFALKTGCPMIGINDSGGARIQEGVVSLGLYGEIFRRNVHASGVIPQISLIMGPCAGGAVYSPAITDFTVMVDQTSHMFITGPDVIKTVTGEDVGFEELGGARAHNTRSGNAHYMAGDEADAVDYVKALLSYLPQNNLDPAPSFAGVEASLEVSETDLALDTLVPDSANQPYDMHAVIEAVLDDGDFLEVQPLFAGNIVVGFGRVEGQSVGVVANQPLQFAGTLDIDASEKAARFVRTCDAFNIPVLTFVDVPGFLPGTDQEWNGIIRRGAKLIFAYAEATVPLVTIITRKAYGGAYDVMGSKHLGADVNLAWPTAQIAVMGAQGAVNILYRRELADAGDPAERRAELITEYEDTLANPYIAAERGYVDAVIEPSRTRAAVTQALRALRTKRETLPPKKHGNIPL, from the coding sequence ATGACCGACGAGGTTCCGGACATCCACACCACCGCGGGCAAGCTCGCCGACCTGCGGCAGCGGATCGACGACGCCGTGCACGCCGGCTCCGGCGGTGCGGTCGAGAAGCAGCACGCACGCGGCAAGGGGACCGCCCGCGAGCGCATCGCGATGCTGCTCGACGACGGCTCGTTCGTCGAGTTCGACGAGCTGGCCCGGCACCGCTCCACCGCGTTCGGCATGGACGCCAACCGGCCTTACGGCGACGGCGTCGTCACCGGCTTCGGCACGGTCGACGGCCGCCAGGTCGCGGTGTTCGCGCAGGACTTCACCGTCTTCGGCGGCAGCCTCGGCCAGGTGTTCGGCGAGAAGATCGTCAAGGTCATGGACTTCGCGCTGAAGACCGGCTGCCCGATGATCGGCATCAACGACTCCGGCGGCGCGCGCATCCAGGAGGGCGTCGTGTCGCTCGGCCTCTACGGCGAGATCTTCCGCCGCAACGTGCACGCGTCCGGCGTCATCCCGCAGATCTCGCTGATCATGGGCCCGTGCGCCGGCGGCGCCGTGTACTCGCCGGCCATCACCGACTTCACCGTCATGGTCGACCAGACGTCGCACATGTTCATCACCGGGCCCGACGTCATCAAGACCGTCACCGGCGAGGACGTCGGCTTCGAGGAGCTCGGCGGCGCCCGCGCGCACAACACCCGCAGCGGCAACGCCCACTACATGGCCGGCGACGAGGCCGACGCCGTCGACTACGTCAAGGCGCTGCTGTCGTACCTGCCGCAGAACAACCTCGACCCGGCGCCGTCGTTCGCCGGTGTGGAGGCGTCGCTCGAGGTGAGCGAGACCGACCTCGCGCTGGACACCCTCGTCCCCGACAGCGCCAACCAGCCGTACGACATGCACGCCGTCATCGAGGCCGTCCTCGATGACGGCGACTTCCTCGAGGTGCAGCCGCTGTTCGCCGGCAACATCGTCGTCGGCTTCGGCCGCGTCGAAGGGCAGTCCGTCGGCGTCGTCGCGAACCAGCCGCTGCAGTTCGCCGGCACCCTCGACATCGACGCGTCGGAGAAGGCGGCACGGTTCGTCCGCACCTGCGACGCCTTCAACATCCCCGTCCTCACCTTCGTCGACGTGCCCGGCTTCCTGCCCGGCACCGACCAGGAGTGGAACGGCATCATCCGCCGCGGGGCCAAGCTGATCTTCGCCTACGCCGAGGCGACCGTCCCGCTGGTCACGATCATCACCCGCAAGGCCTACGGCGGCGCCTACGACGTCATGGGCTCCAAGCACCTCGGCGCCGACGTCAACCTCGCCTGGCCGACCGCCCAGATCGCCGTCATGGGCGCGCAGGGCGCCGTCAACATCCTCTACCGCCGCGAGCTCGCCGACGCCGGCGACCCGGCCGAGCGGCGCGCGGAGCTGATCACCGAGTACGAGGACACCCTCGCCAACCCCTACATCGCCGCCGAACGCGGCTACGTCGACGCCGTCATCGAGCCGTCGCGCACCCGGGCCGCGGTGACGCAGGCGCTGCGGGCGCTGCGCACCAAGCGCGAGACGCTGCCGCCCAAGAAGCACGGCAACATCCCGCTCTAA